ATCTTACTCACGCCCTCGACCATCTCCTCCAGGGAAATCGCGCTATCGGTCTGGTTCTCCGTGTCGACACTTTCACCAAGGTTCCAGAAATACGAGCCGTCCGCGAGCACCGACAGTGTCAGCACCTGCTGGTTGTTATCAGATGGCAACACCTCGCTCGATACCTGAGGGAGGTCAACCTTGACCCCCTGATTGAGCATCGGCGCGGTGACCATGAAAATCACCAGAAGGACGAGCATGACGTCGATATACGGCACGACGTTCATCTCTGCGACCGGTTTGCGTTTGTGGCGTCTGCCTGGAACCTGCATGAAGTCTCCCGATTACTCTTCGCTGGCGTGCACGCGGCGGTGGAGGATGCTGGAGAATTCGTCGGCGAAGGTGTAATACCGGCCGATCAGCATTTCCGAACGAGCGGAGAAGCGGTTGTAGGCAATAACCGCCGGGATCGCAGCGAACAGACCAATCGCGGTAGCGATCAGCGCTTCGGCAATACCGGGAGCGACGGTGGCAAGCGTCGCCTGCTGGACGGTTGCCAGACCGCGGAAGGAATTCATGATGCCCCAGACGGTACCGAACAGGCCGATGTACGGGCTGGTCGAGCCTACCGTGGCGAGAAACGACAGATGACTGTCGAGCTTCTCTTCCTCGCGGGAAATGGCTACCCGCATCGACCGCTGTACCGCGTCCATGACCGCGTCCGGATCGACACCCGGCTGCTGACGCATGCGGGAAAACTCCTTGAAGCCGGCGCGAAAGATCTGCTCCAGACCCGAATCCGCGTTCGGTGTGCCGGTTACCTGGCGGTACAGCTTGGACAGATCGATCCCCGACCAGAAACGCTCTTCGAAGTCATCCAGAGAACTCTTGGCGGCACGCAACGTGGTGGTGCGCTGAAAGATGATGATCCAGGAAGCGACGGATGCGGCGATGAGGGTCAGCATAACCAGCTGCACCAGCACGCTGGCGCTGGATACCAGGTGCCACATCGACATTTGATCAGCTTGCACTATCTACCACTCCTTGCTCGGTATCACGTGTTTCCTGCCTGCTGGCGGCAAATGCCTCGGCCAACGCAGCGGGTATGGTTCTGGGCTTGTAGCGGTCGCCGCTTACGCATGCGACCAATACTTCACCCTCACACAGCAGCGTGCCATCGGCACGGTGGATCTGCTGAACGAAGCGGATGCTCGCTCGCTTGAGTTCCGAGACCGCTGCGCTTATCACTAGTTCATCGTCCAATCGTGCGGGCGCGTGGTAGCGCGCCGAAACGGAATGCACAACAAAGATGATGTTTTCGCGCTGCAAGACGCTTTGATCAAACCCCAGGGAGCGGACCAGCTCGGTTCGCGCACGCTCCATGAATTTGAGGTAATTGACGTAGTAGACGATGCCACCGGCATCGGTATCTTCAAAATAGACACGGGCTCTCAGCGCGAATGGCGGCCCAGGACTGTCAGCGCGCATAATGTAGAGCCAAGACGAACGTTTGCATAGTGGGAAGTCTCGCCAAAACGAAAATATTTTTCATCGGCCGGATTTCAGCTGTCGCTGAACAGATCCGGTGTATTGCGTTCCATCCGTGCAGGCAGATCGAGGCCGAAATACAGATAGGCATGACGGGTCACCACACGCCCACGCGGGGTGCGCATGATGAACCCCTGCTGAATCAGGTAGGGTTCAAGCACATCCTCGATGGTGTGGCGCTCCTCGCTGATAGCGGCGGCGAGGCTGTCTACACCTACCGGCCCACCATCGAATTTATCGATCATCGTTAGCAGCAGGCGGCGGTCCATGTGATCGAACCCCTGCTCGTCCACGTCGAGCAGATTGAGTGCCTGATCCGCGACTTCGCGAGTAATGGCGCCTTCGCTGCGTACCTCGGCAAAATCCCTTACTCGGCGCAACAGGCGATTGGCGATACGCGGCGTGCCGCGCGAACGTCGGGCCACCTCCCTGGCGCCTGCGGGATCGAGCTGCAACCCGAGGATGGCGGCCGAGCGGGATACGATGGTGGACAGGTCGTCGACGCCGTAGAACTCCAGGCGCTGGACGATACCGAAACGGTCACGTAGCGGATTGGTAAGCATGCCGGCGCGGGTGGTCGCGCCTACCAGGGTGAACGGTGGCAGGTCGAGTTTGATGGATCGTGCAGCAGGACCCTCGCCGATCATGATGTCGAGCTGATAGTCCTCCATCGCGGGATAGAGAATCTCCTCCACGACCGGAGACAGACGGTGGATCTCGTCGACGAACAGCACGTCCCCTGCTTCCAGATTGGTCAGCATGGCGGCCAGATCACCGGCCCGCTCGAGCACCGGACCGGAGGTGCTTTTGATCTTCACGCCCATTTCCTGGGCAATGATGTTTGCCAGCGTGGTCTTGCCCAGGCCTGGCGGACCGAAAATCAGCACATGGTCGAGCGCCTCGCCGCGCCCCTTGGCCGCCTTGATGAACAGCTCCATCTGCTCGCGCACGGTGGGCTGGCCGATATAGTCGGCAAGCCGGTACGGGCGGATCGCCCGATCGATCACTTCTTCCTGCTGCCGCGGCGAGGCGGCGATCAGGCGGTCTTCTTCCAACATGTCAGGTCCGTGCGCGTTACGCTGTAAATGGCTACACCATGCCCTTGAGTGCACGGCGAATCAACTCTTCACTACTGAGCCCGTCTTCCTCGATTGCGGCCACTGCCTTGCTCGCTTCCTGGGGCTTGTAACCCAGAGAGACCAGAGCGCTGACTGCATCGCTTGATTGCGACGCCGGCTGCGCTGGCTGCTTGCCCGGCCCGAGTGTCTTGAGTGGTCCCGGTAGTGCTTCCCATGCCTTGAACCGGTCCTTGAGCTCCACCAGCAGGCGCTCGGCGGTCTTCTTGCCAACACCCGGAACCTTGACCAGCGCCGAGGTATCCTGCGCCTGGACAGCCCTGACCAGTTCGTCGACGTCCAGCCCGGACATCAGCGCCAGGGCAAGCTTAGGTCCGACGCCGTTGAGCTTTATCAACTCGCGAAACAGCTCCCGCTCACGCTTGTGGGAAAAGCCATAGAGCAGCTGGGCATCCTCGCGCACCACCATGTGTGTATGCAGCACCGCCCGCTCACCGACGGCCGGCAACTCATAGAAGGTGCTCATCGGAGCATCGAGCTCGTAGGCGACGCCCTGTACATCCAGCAGAATGAAGGGAGGTTGCTTTTCCAGCACGATGCCGGTGAGTCTGCCGATCACATTTGATTCCTGTTGTCAGCGGCGGCGCATACGACCGGCGCGCAGGCCGATCAGGCCGCCACCAAGTTGTGCATGCAGAGCTGCGGAGTGGGCGTGGCAGAGAGCGATCGCCAGGGCATCGGCTGCGTCCGCCTGCGGCGTGCCGGACAACCCGAGCAACTGGGTGACCATATGCTGCACCTGCGTCTTGTCGGCTGCCCCGGTGCCCACCACGGACTGCTTGACCTGCCGCGCCGTGTATTCATTCACTACGAGCCCGGCGTTGACCGCTGCCACTATTGCCGCTCCCCGTGCCTGGCCAAGCTTGAGCGCGGAGTCCGGATTGCGTGCAAGAAAAACCTGTTCAATGCTCAGAACCGTCGGGCGATGATGTTCGATGAGCTCGCTGAGACATTCGAAGATTCGCTTGAGACGCTCCGGAAACGGACCATCGCCAAGGCGTATGCATCCTGAGGTGACATAGGAACACTGCCCGGCTTCCTCCCGTACGATGCCGAAGCCGGTAATGCGCGAACCAGGGTCTACCCCGAGTATCAATGCCATGTGTGCCTAAGTCCTAGCCGAGGGAAACGCGCGGGTCCTTCTGGGCGACACGATGCCGCAAATGAAAAAGGGAGGCAATGCCTCCCATCGTCCAGTGAGAACGGGTCAGCCCAGCTGATCCATGACCTCGTCCGAAATCTCGGCGTTGCTGTACACATTCTGCACGTCGTCGAGGTCTTCGAGCATGTCGATGAGACGGATGACCTTCTCCGCAGTATCAGCGTCGAGCGGCGTGGTCGTCGAGGGAATCATGCTCACCTCTGAAGCTTCGCTGGCGAATCCCGCAGCGTCCAGCGCGTCCTTGACGGCCCCGAACTCCTCGAAGGCGGTGTAGACGTCCACCGATCCATCATCGTTGCTGACGATGTCTTCCGCGCCTGCGTCCAGCGCAGCCTCCATGAGACCGTCCTCGTCGACACCCGGCAGATAGCTGATGCGGCCGCGGCGCGTGAAGAGGTAGGCCACCGAGCCGTCTGTCCCAAGATTACCACCGCATTTGTTGAAGGCGTGACGCACCTCGCCGACCGTACGGTTGCGATTGTCCGTCATCGCTTCAACCAGGATGGCCACGCCACCGGCGCCGTAGCCTTCGTACGTCAGCTCTTCCATATTGTCGGCGTCGTTGCTGCCGGCTCCCCGGGCAATCGCCCGATCGATGGTGTCGCGGGTCATGTTCGAACCCAACGCCTTGTCGACTGCCGAGCGGAGCCGAGGGTTGTCCGCTGGTACCGGCCCGCCGAGGCGCGCCGAGATGGTCAGCTCACGGATCAGCTTGGTAAATATCTTGCCCCGCCTGGCATCCTGCGCCGCCTTGCGGTGTTTGATGTTGGCCCATTTGGAATGACCGGCCATGAGATTCTCCGGATTGCTTTCTTTTGTGATGCGAGATCAGCGCTTGGCGCAGCAAGTCGTGCGACTGCGCCGGCCACGCCGTGAATACATCCCTGTAGGCTCGGCGGCGCCCGTCCTAGGCGCCGACGGTCCGTCGCAATCACACGCCTCACAGCGCGAATCGGCATTATGGTTGCTGAGAGCTGCAGAAACCCCGCTTACTCCGCCTTCGGCTGCTCGCGCAAACGAATATGCAGTTCGCGCAGCGCCTTGCTGTCCACTGCGCCCGGCGCCTGAGTCATGACGTCTGCTGCGCTCTGCGTCTTCGGGAACGCGATGACCTCGCGGATCGAACTGGCGCCGGTCATCAGCATCACCAGACGGTCCAGACCGAACGCCAGGCCACCATGCGGCGGCGCACCATACTTCAGGGCATCGAGCAGGAAGCCGAACTTTTCCTGCTGCTCTTCGGGGCTGATGCCAAGAATGTCGAATACCGCCTGCTGCATGTCCTTGCGGTAGATACGGATCGAACCGCCGCCCAGTTCGGTGCCGTTGAGCACCATGTCATAGGCACGCGACAGCGCTGCAGCAGGATCGGCCTTGAGCTCTGCCGGCGAGCACTTCGGCGCGGTGAACGGGTGATGCAGGGCCGACAGCGAGCCGTCATCGTTTTCCTCGAACATCGGGAAGTCGACCACCCAGAGCGGCGCCCACTCACAGGTGAGCAGCTTGAGGTCATGGCCCAGCCGAATGCGCAGTGCGCCCAGGGCGTCGCTGACGATCTTGGCCTTGTCCGCACCGAAGAACACGATATCGCCATCCACGGCGCCTGCCCGGTCCAGGATGACCTGCAGGTTCTGCTCGGGAATGAATTTGACGATGGGCGACTGCAACCCTTCGACGCCCTTCGCCCGCTCGTTGACCTTGATATAGGCCAGGCCTTTGGCGCCGTAGTTGCCAACGAACTTGGTGTAGTCGTCGATCTGGCTGCGCGGCATGCCGGCAGCGCCCGGCACCCGTAGTGCCGCGACGCGGCCTTTCGGGTCCTTGGCCGGACCGCTGAATACCTTGAATTCGACTTCGGAGAGTTGATCGGCAACATCGACCAGCTCGAGCGGAATGCGCAGATCCGGCTTGTCGGAGCCATAGCGACGCATGGCTTCCTCGAACGTCATATGCGGGAAGTCGCCAAGATCCAGATCGAGCACTTCCTTGAACAGACCGCGGATCATGCCTTCGGTCAGACCAATGATGTCCGCTTCGTCAAGAAAGCTGGTCTCGATATCGATCTGCGTGAATTCCGGCTGGCGGTCGGCACGCAGGTCCTCATCACGGAAGCATTTGGCGATCTGATAGTAGCGGTCGAAGCCGGCAACCATGAGCAACTGCTTGAACAGCTGCGGCGACTGCGGCAGAGCGAAGAAGCTGCCCGGGTGGGTGCGGCTTGGCACCAGATAGTCCCGCGCCCCTTCCGGCGTGGCGCGCGTCAGAATCGGCGTCTCGACGTCCAGGAAGCCGTTTTCGTCAAGGTAGCGCCGGATGCTGCTGGTGATGCGCGAGCGCAGCTTGAGCTTGGCAGCCATTTCAGGACGACGCAGGTCGATGAAGCGGTAACGCAGACGGGTCTCCTCGCCAACATCGGAGTATTCGTCGAGCGGGAACGGAGGGGTCTCAGCCTGGTTCAGCACTTCCAGTTCGTAACCCAGCACCTCGATCGCCCCGGAAGCCATGTTGGGGTTCACTGCGCCTGCCGGGCGCGGACGCACCTTGCCGCGCACCTTGACGACGTATTCGCTGCGCACTCGGTCCGCCAGAGCGAAGGTGTCTTCCCGATCGGGATCGAAAACCACCTGAGCGAGGCCTTCACGATCGCGAATATCAAGGAAGATCACGCCACCATGATCGCGGCGGCGGTGGACCCAGCCACAGAGAGTGATTTCCTGATCAGCCAGCGATTCGTTCAGCTGGCCGCAATAGTGGGTACGCATCATGGTGTGGTGTTCCTGTGTTCGACGATTCGGCGCCATCGGCCTGTCAGCTCGCGGAGCGCCCGGATAAAAGCGCAATAATATACCCGATATTTTGCCTCCGCGGGAAAAGTCGGGCCACTGCGCGCCGCGTCGTTTCGTAGCATTGAGGCTTTACCGGCTACCCTTATACTGTTCGATGAAACACGAAGAAACCGCATATCAAGAGGAGTGGATATGAAGATCGACATCGGCATAACCGAAGAAGACCGCGGCAAGATTGCGGAGGGGCTGTCGCGCCTGCTGGCAGATACCTACACGCTATATCTGAAAACCCACAACTTTCACTGGAACGTAAAGGGTCCGATGTTCCAGACGCTGCACGTGATGTTCGAGCAGCACTACACCGAACTGGCGCTGGCGGTGGATGACGTCGCCGAGCGCATCCGCACCCTGGGCTTCCCTGCTCCCGGCACCTACAAGCAGTTCGTCGAGCTGAGTTCAATCAAGGAAGATGAGGGTGTGCCGGAGGCGCGGGAAATGATTCGGTTGCTGGTGGAGGGTCACGAGGCGTGCGTCCGGACCGCTCGCAGCATATTCCCGATCTGCGACAGCACACATGACGAGCCAACCGCTGACCTGCTCACGCAGCGCATGCAGGTACACGAAAAGACAGCCTGGATGCTGCGCAGCCTTCTCGAGACCTGAGCGCTACGGCGCGGGTTGATTCCCGCGCCGCTTCTGGTCGCTGCAGACCCGGACGCTCGTCAATAATGCGGCGGAGGTGAATCCTCGGCGTCAACCGGGATGGACGCGGCGATATCCGCCTGCCGACGCGCCAGTAATTCCATGGCCCGGCTCAGTTTGTCCAACTCCATCTGCTGTCGGCTGACCATGTCATTGAGGGTCTGGATAGTGTCGTCCTGAAACGCGAGGCGCGCTTCGAGGTCCGCCAGTCTGTGTTCCAGTAGATCGCTCATTTGTCGGCCTCCACAAAGTTGAAGTGTTTCCCCAGCACCGCGCGGAGTTCGGCAAGGCGTTGTTCAAGCGCTTCGCCTTCATAACGCACCGGGGGCAACTTGCCCCATATTGGTGCAGGCCAGACCGGGTCAACACGAAATCGAACGACCACATGTATATGCAACTGACTCACCATATTCCCCAACGCGGCGATGTTCATCTTGTCGGCATTGAATGTGTCTTTCAATAGCTGCCCAAGGCCCGACATTTCCGCCTGAAGCTGGGCCTGGTCGGCAGCGCTCAGCTCGAACAACTCGGTCACCTCCCGCCTCCGAGGCACCAGAATCAGCCACGGAAACTGGGAATCGTTCATCAGCAGGAGCCGCGAAAGCGGAAGATCGCCTACCGCAATACAGTCCTGAGCGAGCTGCGGGTGAAGTTCGAACATGGTTTACCGCTCCAGATCAGGGGGGCGCAGGCATTTGCAGATATTTCAGCCACGCCTGAAAGATGGTTAATATAGCTGCGCGTCGCGGCAATCGCGGGAAAGCGAAACGCGGGACGGATGCGACAGCTTGTGAGGAGTTTGCGACAAATCACTGTTTTTCAAGCTATTGCTTTTGTATATTCGCATGCGATGTTTTAGAGTCGGGCCGATAATAAGAACAGACGGTAACGATAACAGTAGCCTCAAGCTTTTTTGATGAAGGAGTACACAATGAAAAATGCAGTCAAATGGAGTTCGATCGCGCTTGCGGTTGCCATGGGCAACGGCCTGATCGCGTCGCAAGCTGTAGCGCAAACCGAATCCGAAAATCAGGGCATCGTCGAGGGCGCTTCTGCCACCCTCAACAGCCGCACAGTTTATTTCAACCGTGACTTCCGTGACGGCGGCAAGCGCGAAGAAGCGGCTACCGGCCTTCTGCTTGATTTCCAGTCCGGCTTCAGCCAGGGCCCGATCGGCCTTGGCTTTGACGTGACCGCAATGGGCGGCCTGAAGCTCGACAGCGGCAACGGACGACGTGGAACCGGGATTCTCCCGAACGATTCGAGCGACCCGGATTACAATGTTCCAAACGAGTACTCCGAAATCCGTGGCGCCGTAAAAGCCAACATCCTGGGCGACACCGTCCTGCGTTATGGCGTCCACTTCCCGGAAAATCCGGTCATCGCCTACGACGACGCTCGCCTGCTGCCGAACCACTACCAGGGCTACAGCGTCGCCAATAATTCGATCGACGGGCTGTTCGTCGAAGCCGGTCGCATGAACAAGCGTAGCGATATGGCTGGTTCATCTGAGTACGACGGCGTCTTTACCTCATACGTCGATGACGAAGAGGTCGTGTATCTCGGCGGCACCTATACTTTCAACGATCAGCTGGCTGCGACGCTCTATACATCTGACGCCGATCAGCTGTGGAAGCGCCATTTCGTCGGTCTGAGTCACAATTTCGCAATCAATGACGGATTGTCGCTCGGCACTGAGTTCGCTTTCTACGATACATCTGACGAAACTCCTGATGCGGGTACCTCCTACGACAACCAGGCAGGATCTCTCGCCTTCACTCTAGGCGCGGGTAACCATGGCTTCACCGTTGCATACCAGCAGATGGGCGGTGATAACCGCTTTGCGTATGAAGACGGTGCTATCTTTCTTGCCAACTCAGTTCAGTATGCGGACTTCAACGCCAAGGACGAGAAATCTTACCAAGTCCGCTATGATTACGACTTTGCAGGCCTCGGCATCCCAGGCCTGAGCTTCATGACTCGCTACATCCGCGGCTATGACATCGACACAGGCTTTGCGACGATCGAAGCCGAGGGCGCATTCGTCGCTCGCGATACTCGCTGGGAGCGTAACAGCCACCTGAACTACGAGTTCCAGTCTGGTGCTCTTGAAGGCCTGAACGTACTGTGGCGTAACGCTACCGTTCGCCAGGACGCAAATCTGGATGGCGGCGACATCGACGAGAATCGTCTGATCGTCTCCTACTCCTGGGATCTGCTGTAATCCCCGACCGTAGTTGAAGAAAACCCGGCTCCGGCCGGGTTTTTTTATGCCTGCCGTCTGGTCGGCAGCCAGTGTCGGCGCACTGTACGGGGCATCGGCCGGCCCGTACAATACCGGCCAGAATCGACCCCACCAGGATCCGCTTGCCGATGCGTACCAGCCAATTTCTCATCTCCACCCTGAAAGAAACGCCCGCCGACGCCACGGTCATCAGCCACCAGTTGATGTTGCGCGCGGGGATGATCCGCAAGATCGCATCGGGACTGTACACCTGGCTGCCGATGGGTCTGCGGGTGCTGCGCAAGGTGGAGCACGTTGTACGTGACGAGATGAACAACGCCGGCGCGCTGGAAGTGCTGATGCCGGCGATTCAGCCGGCGGAGCTATGGCAGGAATCCGGCCGCTGGGAGCAGTACGGACCCGAACTGCTGCGTCTGAAGGACCGGCATGATCGTGAATTCTGCGTAGGGCCGACCCATGAGGAAGTGATCACCGAGCTGGCCCGCAACGAAATCACCAGCTACAAGCAGCTGCCGCTCAACCTGTATCAGATTCAAACCAAGTTCCGTGACGAAATCCGCCCGCGCTTCGGCCTGATGCGCGCCCGCGAGTTCACCATGAAGGACGCCTATTCCTTTCATATCGACCAACCATCCCTGCAGCAGACCTACGACGGGATGTATCAGGCGTATTGCAACGTATTCAGCCGGCTGGGTCTCGATTATCGACCGGTCGTTGCCGACAACGGGTCGATCGGCGGCGAGGGTTCGCACGAGTTTCATGTTCTGGCGGATTCCGGCGAAGATGCAATTGTCTTTTCCGACACCGGCCGCTACGCAGCGAACATGGAGAAGGCCACCGCGCTGTTGCCTTCGGAAGAGCGGCCTGCCCCGGCGCAGGAGCGCGCGATGGTCGACACACCGGACCAGTTCACCATCGATGCGGTCAGTGCGTTTCTGAAGCTGCCAGCCACTCGCACTGTCAAAACGCTGATCGTTCTGGGCGCTGGAGAGGAAGGCCAGCCGCATCCGCTGGTTGCGCTGGTTCTGCGGGGCGATCATGAACTGAACGAGATCAAGGCCGAAAATCGGCCGGAGGTCCATGCACCCCTGACGATGGCTACAGAGCAGCAAATCCAGAGCGTTATCGGCTGCAAACCTGGCTCGATCGGCCCCGTGGGTCTGGACATCAAGGTATTGGTCGACCATAGCGCTGCAGTGCTAGCCGACTTCGTCTGTGGGGCCAACCAGGACGGCAAGCACTTCACCGGGGTCAACTGGGATCGTGATGCGCGGCTTGATGCGGTGTGCGATCTGCGCAATGTGGTCGAGGGTGACGCAAGCCCGGACGGCGAAGGCCATCTGGTCATCAAACGCGGAATCGAAGTAGGACACATCTTCCAGCTCGGCAGGAAGTACAGCCAGGCGATGAACTGCAACGTGCTCAACGAGCAGGGCAAGGCAGTGACGCTGACCATGGGCTGTTACGGAATCGGCGTGTCGCGCGTGGTCGCCGCAGCCATCGAACAGAACTATGACGACCGAGGCATCATCTGGCCGGACGCCCTGGCGCCGTTCCAGGTCGTTCTGGTGCCGATGAAGATGGAAGCATCCCAAGCGGTCCGCGAGAAAACCGAAGAGCTCTACGATCAGCTCAAGCGCGCGGGAATCGACGTGCTGATGGACGATCGTGACAAGAAGGTCAGCCCAGGTGTCAAGTTTGCCGATATGGACCTGATCGGCATTCCCCACCGCGTTGTCATCAGCGATCGCGGTCTGAACGACGGCCAGCTGGAATACAAGTATCGTCGAGACAGCGACGCTCGGACGCTGCCTGTTGACGACATGCTCGACTTTCTTCTGCAGCGGATTGCCGGTAATTGAACACACGCACGTCCCTCGCCGGCAGGCGGCTGTTTGGCCTGCTGATGCCGCTGATTCTGCTGAGCGCCTGCAGCACCTCCGCGCCGACGACGCTTTCCGCGGAAGGTCGTACTGAACGCGAGCTGCTCAGCCACGGCATCCATATCGATGCGGGAGAGTCGCTGGTACTGGACACCCCGCAGCGGGTCATTCGTGTCACCGAGCAGAAGCTCTACCGAGTGACGCACTACGATGCCCAAGGCAACGCCGTGGATCAGCATGACGACTTCCGCAATCTGCCCTGGGCTGAAAAGCCCGTACAGGTCACCGCTGGCGAATTCACCGCGACGCTGACAACCGACATGGAAGGCATGACGCGGTTGAACCTGCTGGACAACGGTTTCATCGAGCTCGACTACGATCAGCTCAGAGCCATACAGCTCAGCGCAGAGGCGAGCCCTGCCGTGCGCAGCGAACTGAATTTGCTGGTTGGCCGCGATCTGCGTGCCAGGCTCGCCGAGGCGGTTGCATTGATCTACGACGATCTGGAGGAAGCCGGGGTTCACCAGTGGGCGTTTCGCGTGAACCGGCTCGCTGAACTGGGGTTGATGGAAGAATCCAATCAACTCGAGAACATGCTTATTCTGCTGACCACCGGCGACCCGGAGCTACAGGCAGAATTCGTCAACGCTCTGGAACCTGCTTCGAGTCATTGAGATGGCCCAGCGCCTGCGGTTGGTATGCTGTCTTCTCGCGCTGACATTGCTCGCCATGCAGGCGTACGCGCAACGTGTGCCTGCTGCGCCGATTGACGCGGAACTGCGCGCGTATCTGAAGCAGACCGTCGCCGAGGCCGACAGCTTCGAGGATCGTTTCGACGCGGAAGTCTGGCTGCTCGACATGTCGACGCGCATGCGCCCATATCTACCGGATGAACGTGAGCGGCTCGACTTTCTCCGCCATGTCCACAGCGAGGCCCGCCATGCCGGCCTCAAGCCTGACCTGGTCATAGCGCTTATACACGTCGAAAGTCTGTTCGACCGGTTCGCGCTGTCACGGGTAGGTGCACAGGGGGTCATGCAGATAATGCCTTTCTGGAAGCATGAGCTCGGCCGACCGGACGACAACCTCATCGATTTGCGCACCAACCTGCGCTATGGCTGCACCATTCTGAAATTCTACCTGGAGAAGGAACGCGGCAACCTGCGCCGCGCTCTTGCGCGCTACAACGGCAG
Above is a window of Halopseudomonas nanhaiensis DNA encoding:
- the tolR gene encoding protein TolR; the encoded protein is MQVPGRRHKRKPVAEMNVVPYIDVMLVLLVIFMVTAPMLNQGVKVDLPQVSSEVLPSDNNQQVLTLSVLADGSYFWNLGESVDTENQTDSAISLEEMVEGVSKIIRARPDTQVYIRGDQAANYGVVVSAMAGLQQAGVPNVGLITEAP
- the tolQ gene encoding protein TolQ, whose protein sequence is MSMWHLVSSASVLVQLVMLTLIAASVASWIIIFQRTTTLRAAKSSLDDFEERFWSGIDLSKLYRQVTGTPNADSGLEQIFRAGFKEFSRMRQQPGVDPDAVMDAVQRSMRVAISREEEKLDSHLSFLATVGSTSPYIGLFGTVWGIMNSFRGLATVQQATLATVAPGIAEALIATAIGLFAAIPAVIAYNRFSARSEMLIGRYYTFADEFSSILHRRVHASEE
- the ybgC gene encoding tol-pal system-associated acyl-CoA thioesterase, with the translated sequence MRADSPGPPFALRARVYFEDTDAGGIVYYVNYLKFMERARTELVRSLGFDQSVLQRENIIFVVHSVSARYHAPARLDDELVISAAVSELKRASIRFVQQIHRADGTLLCEGEVLVACVSGDRYKPRTIPAALAEAFAASRQETRDTEQGVVDSAS
- the ruvB gene encoding Holliday junction branch migration DNA helicase RuvB → MLEEDRLIAASPRQQEEVIDRAIRPYRLADYIGQPTVREQMELFIKAAKGRGEALDHVLIFGPPGLGKTTLANIIAQEMGVKIKSTSGPVLERAGDLAAMLTNLEAGDVLFVDEIHRLSPVVEEILYPAMEDYQLDIMIGEGPAARSIKLDLPPFTLVGATTRAGMLTNPLRDRFGIVQRLEFYGVDDLSTIVSRSAAILGLQLDPAGAREVARRSRGTPRIANRLLRRVRDFAEVRSEGAITREVADQALNLLDVDEQGFDHMDRRLLLTMIDKFDGGPVGVDSLAAAISEERHTIEDVLEPYLIQQGFIMRTPRGRVVTRHAYLYFGLDLPARMERNTPDLFSDS
- the ruvA gene encoding Holliday junction branch migration protein RuvA, whose product is MIGRLTGIVLEKQPPFILLDVQGVAYELDAPMSTFYELPAVGERAVLHTHMVVREDAQLLYGFSHKRERELFRELIKLNGVGPKLALALMSGLDVDELVRAVQAQDTSALVKVPGVGKKTAERLLVELKDRFKAWEALPGPLKTLGPGKQPAQPASQSSDAVSALVSLGYKPQEASKAVAAIEEDGLSSEELIRRALKGMV
- the ruvC gene encoding crossover junction endodeoxyribonuclease RuvC, which encodes MALILGVDPGSRITGFGIVREEAGQCSYVTSGCIRLGDGPFPERLKRIFECLSELIEHHRPTVLSIEQVFLARNPDSALKLGQARGAAIVAAVNAGLVVNEYTARQVKQSVVGTGAADKTQVQHMVTQLLGLSGTPQADAADALAIALCHAHSAALHAQLGGGLIGLRAGRMRRR
- a CDS encoding YebC/PmpR family DNA-binding transcriptional regulator, whose protein sequence is MAGHSKWANIKHRKAAQDARRGKIFTKLIRELTISARLGGPVPADNPRLRSAVDKALGSNMTRDTIDRAIARGAGSNDADNMEELTYEGYGAGGVAILVEAMTDNRNRTVGEVRHAFNKCGGNLGTDGSVAYLFTRRGRISYLPGVDEDGLMEAALDAGAEDIVSNDDGSVDVYTAFEEFGAVKDALDAAGFASEASEVSMIPSTTTPLDADTAEKVIRLIDMLEDLDDVQNVYSNAEISDEVMDQLG
- the aspS gene encoding aspartate--tRNA ligase — protein: MMRTHYCGQLNESLADQEITLCGWVHRRRDHGGVIFLDIRDREGLAQVVFDPDREDTFALADRVRSEYVVKVRGKVRPRPAGAVNPNMASGAIEVLGYELEVLNQAETPPFPLDEYSDVGEETRLRYRFIDLRRPEMAAKLKLRSRITSSIRRYLDENGFLDVETPILTRATPEGARDYLVPSRTHPGSFFALPQSPQLFKQLLMVAGFDRYYQIAKCFRDEDLRADRQPEFTQIDIETSFLDEADIIGLTEGMIRGLFKEVLDLDLGDFPHMTFEEAMRRYGSDKPDLRIPLELVDVADQLSEVEFKVFSGPAKDPKGRVAALRVPGAAGMPRSQIDDYTKFVGNYGAKGLAYIKVNERAKGVEGLQSPIVKFIPEQNLQVILDRAGAVDGDIVFFGADKAKIVSDALGALRIRLGHDLKLLTCEWAPLWVVDFPMFEENDDGSLSALHHPFTAPKCSPAELKADPAAALSRAYDMVLNGTELGGGSIRIYRKDMQQAVFDILGISPEEQQEKFGFLLDALKYGAPPHGGLAFGLDRLVMLMTGASSIREVIAFPKTQSAADVMTQAPGAVDSKALRELHIRLREQPKAE
- a CDS encoding Dps family protein gives rise to the protein MKIDIGITEEDRGKIAEGLSRLLADTYTLYLKTHNFHWNVKGPMFQTLHVMFEQHYTELALAVDDVAERIRTLGFPAPGTYKQFVELSSIKEDEGVPEAREMIRLLVEGHEACVRTARSIFPICDSTHDEPTADLLTQRMQVHEKTAWMLRSLLET
- a CDS encoding SlyX family protein, whose protein sequence is MSDLLEHRLADLEARLAFQDDTIQTLNDMVSRQQMELDKLSRAMELLARRQADIAASIPVDAEDSPPPHY
- a CDS encoding HIT domain-containing protein, with amino-acid sequence MFELHPQLAQDCIAVGDLPLSRLLLMNDSQFPWLILVPRRREVTELFELSAADQAQLQAEMSGLGQLLKDTFNADKMNIAALGNMVSQLHIHVVVRFRVDPVWPAPIWGKLPPVRYEGEALEQRLAELRAVLGKHFNFVEADK